In the genome of Eggerthella sp. YY7918, one region contains:
- the hypD gene encoding hydrogenase formation protein HypD gives MTSSNTNPEENVSRETAHEGSAVDPATMEAELAAFKDPKLARGLIESINKLAPAGEATLMEVCGTHTVAIARNGIRNLMPANIRLASGPGCPVCVTSNHDIDTVIALARVPGVTIATFGDMTRVPGSTSSLLAEQAAGRSVEIVYSPLDALRLAQDHPDREIVFVGVGFETTTPLVAMAIKRAAAAGLTNFSVFGAHKNMPGALEAIINDPQLKLDALILPGHVSTIIGAEPYRFLAEKYGIPGVITGFEPVDVLQGIAMIMRQLHEGRAEIEIAYARGVMPEGNPVALAAIDEVFETCPALWRGLGEIPGSGYRIREQFAQFDAVRRFNPDVEPTQDPKGCRCGDVLRGIMAPNECPLFRKVCTPENPVGPCMVSSEGSCAAYYRYY, from the coding sequence ATGACCAGCTCAAACACCAATCCAGAAGAGAATGTTTCACGTGAAACAGCGCACGAAGGCTCTGCGGTTGATCCGGCCACGATGGAGGCCGAGCTCGCGGCGTTTAAGGACCCGAAGCTTGCGCGCGGTCTCATCGAATCTATCAACAAGCTCGCTCCTGCGGGCGAAGCGACGCTTATGGAGGTGTGCGGCACCCATACGGTAGCCATCGCACGCAACGGCATCCGCAACCTCATGCCTGCAAACATCCGCTTGGCTTCGGGTCCCGGCTGCCCGGTGTGCGTCACGTCGAATCACGATATCGATACCGTTATCGCGCTCGCGCGCGTGCCCGGCGTCACCATCGCGACGTTTGGCGATATGACGCGCGTGCCCGGTTCTACCTCAAGCTTACTGGCCGAGCAGGCCGCAGGCCGAAGCGTGGAAATCGTCTATTCGCCGCTTGATGCACTGCGTCTGGCCCAAGACCATCCTGATCGCGAGATTGTATTTGTGGGTGTGGGCTTCGAAACGACCACGCCGCTTGTAGCTATGGCTATCAAACGCGCGGCGGCCGCCGGTCTCACAAACTTCAGCGTGTTTGGTGCACACAAGAATATGCCCGGTGCGCTTGAGGCTATTATCAACGACCCGCAGCTCAAACTCGATGCGCTCATTCTGCCCGGTCACGTGAGCACCATCATCGGAGCTGAACCTTATCGGTTCCTCGCCGAGAAGTATGGGATTCCGGGCGTTATTACGGGCTTTGAGCCGGTAGACGTGCTGCAGGGCATCGCCATGATCATGCGCCAGCTCCACGAAGGTCGCGCCGAGATCGAGATTGCCTATGCGCGCGGTGTTATGCCCGAGGGCAACCCGGTAGCACTTGCCGCCATTGATGAGGTGTTTGAAACGTGTCCCGCCCTCTGGCGTGGTTTGGGGGAGATTCCCGGTTCCGGCTATCGCATTCGCGAACAGTTCGCGCAGTTCGATGCGGTGCGCCGTTTCAATCCCGACGTCGAACCCACCCAGGATCCTAAGGGATGCCGCTGCGGCGATGTTTTGCGTGGCATCATGGCTCCGAACGAGTGCCCGCTTTTCCGAAAGGTGTGCACTCCCGAAAATCCTGTAGGTCCCTGCATGGTTTCCAGCGAAGGCAGCTGCGCCGCGTACTATCGGTACTATTAG
- a CDS encoding serine/threonine protein kinase, giving the protein MAKIVNSWNDWDPLKRVIVGRCDNSMIPPEEPATSEKVPVDSEMRGMWGLRPLATVERGNECLENLVKILEDRGVVVDRPTPLQWNQAIGTPDFRNDSMMTCMPPRDILLTVGNEIMASANSFRCRYFEYLAYWPLMKQYFDEDPEFKWTQAPRPRLTDASYKHNYYDEKITLEERLVRTANKDFVTTEVEPMWDAADVMRMGKDLFIQHGLTTNRTAMDWFQRYYPEYRVHAVNFPGDPYPIHIDATFVPLRPGLIINNPHRKLPEEQRAIFEANDWQIVEAAQPAHDEPPALCYSSVWLSMNCLVLDPKTVIVEASEVYQQEQMDKLGMNVIPCDLRDAYPFGGGLHCSTADVYREGECLDYFPNRVKDPTLVRPEMWND; this is encoded by the coding sequence ATGGCGAAGATAGTCAATTCATGGAACGACTGGGATCCGCTGAAGCGCGTCATCGTTGGTCGTTGCGACAACTCGATGATTCCTCCCGAGGAGCCCGCAACGTCTGAGAAGGTGCCTGTTGACTCCGAGATGCGCGGCATGTGGGGCCTTCGTCCTCTCGCCACCGTCGAGCGCGGCAACGAGTGCCTCGAAAACCTCGTGAAGATCCTCGAAGACCGCGGCGTCGTCGTCGACCGTCCTACCCCGTTGCAGTGGAACCAGGCCATCGGTACGCCTGACTTCCGTAACGACTCCATGATGACCTGCATGCCGCCTCGCGACATCCTGCTCACCGTTGGCAACGAGATCATGGCTTCCGCCAATTCCTTCCGCTGCCGCTACTTCGAGTATCTGGCCTACTGGCCGCTCATGAAGCAGTACTTCGACGAGGATCCCGAGTTCAAGTGGACCCAGGCTCCGCGTCCCCGTCTGACCGACGCTTCCTACAAGCACAACTACTACGACGAGAAGATCACGCTGGAGGAGCGCCTCGTGCGTACCGCCAACAAAGACTTCGTCACGACCGAAGTCGAGCCGATGTGGGATGCCGCTGACGTTATGCGCATGGGCAAGGACCTGTTCATTCAGCATGGTCTGACCACGAACCGTACGGCTATGGATTGGTTCCAGCGCTACTATCCCGAGTACCGCGTACATGCGGTGAACTTCCCGGGCGACCCGTATCCCATCCACATCGACGCCACCTTCGTGCCGCTGCGTCCGGGTCTGATCATTAACAACCCGCACCGCAAGCTGCCTGAAGAGCAGCGCGCCATCTTCGAGGCAAACGATTGGCAGATCGTCGAAGCTGCTCAGCCGGCTCACGACGAGCCGCCGGCGCTGTGCTACAGCTCCGTCTGGCTGTCCATGAACTGCCTCGTGCTCGACCCGAAGACGGTCATCGTGGAGGCCTCCGAGGTCTACCAGCAGGAGCAGATGGACAAGCTCGGCATGAACGTTATCCCGTGCGACCTGCGCGACGCCTATCCGTTCGGCGGCGGCCTGCATTGCTCCACCGCAGACGTCTACCGCGAGGGCGAGTGCCTCGACTACTTCCCGAATCGCGTCAAGGATCCCACCCTGGTGCGTCCGGAGATGTGGAACGACTAG
- a CDS encoding DMT family transporter, giving the protein MADNKTIQPSPGKDTGGSGGYEMRVGWGTIAMLISATGMGLVPLFSRWATRTDMFDGAAGLNAGDSIGALMAVGRMGMGLLFFLVIMVATRKVHVFRKLKLTPAIALGGLMIGMSLACYVTSTLLTTVSNAVLFIYIGPVICVLLARIFRKEPMSILQWVCLGAVFVGMLFGEGLLGFGVGGQAFGFDFNLVPATPEFPQKALGDAFGLASGFFYGASMFFNGYRKDADTTARGVWNFIFAVIGAGAITIVLNSLGANPGMENWALNVHFTTFNWIGAVLLWIICGPLALGFLLVAGRNLPAADYGTIAYWEVPVAIFTGLVVFGEPLTINTILGGILIIGGGAIPSIRGMVAGRKHEQEVEIRENLTARLAEGASGDVQTKPAAVPAMALTAATETSTKITENLTHIATPVKLEPAQSEEQLKAVFAQHGLKGFPAELDIMERTEDHVQMVKLDEMLEFAKTSGVNAITYDVTYFPHADHAEVVYQLNQLARDLGLSAEVIRDLCKEEIEEYLALDAKRDASLPVHSIVEAYIGGTAFAWYGMNDYPRLKRVILRKLAEGGQDAKHSFIMQASKAQVDLLEDY; this is encoded by the coding sequence ATGGCAGACAATAAAACTATACAGCCGAGTCCCGGCAAAGATACCGGAGGCTCTGGCGGCTACGAAATGAGAGTGGGCTGGGGCACCATCGCCATGCTCATCTCCGCTACCGGCATGGGTTTGGTACCGCTGTTCAGTCGCTGGGCGACGCGCACCGATATGTTCGACGGTGCAGCAGGTCTTAACGCCGGCGACTCAATCGGAGCTCTTATGGCCGTGGGGCGCATGGGCATGGGCCTATTGTTCTTCCTGGTCATTATGGTGGCCACCCGCAAGGTGCACGTATTTCGGAAGCTGAAGCTTACCCCGGCCATTGCGCTGGGCGGTCTTATGATCGGCATGTCGCTGGCGTGCTACGTAACGTCCACGCTTCTGACCACGGTATCCAACGCGGTTCTGTTCATTTACATCGGCCCTGTTATCTGCGTATTGCTGGCACGCATATTCCGCAAAGAACCGATGTCCATTCTGCAATGGGTATGCTTGGGCGCTGTGTTCGTCGGCATGCTGTTCGGCGAAGGCTTGTTGGGCTTTGGCGTTGGCGGTCAGGCGTTTGGCTTTGACTTCAACCTGGTCCCTGCCACGCCGGAGTTCCCTCAAAAAGCGCTTGGTGACGCATTCGGCCTCGCGTCCGGTTTCTTCTATGGCGCTTCGATGTTCTTCAACGGCTATCGCAAAGATGCCGACACCACGGCCCGCGGCGTGTGGAACTTCATCTTCGCGGTGATTGGTGCCGGAGCTATCACTATTGTGCTCAACTCGCTCGGCGCCAATCCGGGCATGGAAAATTGGGCCCTCAACGTGCACTTCACCACCTTTAACTGGATCGGCGCGGTGCTTTTGTGGATCATCTGCGGTCCCTTGGCTTTGGGCTTTTTGCTGGTTGCCGGTCGTAATCTTCCGGCTGCTGACTACGGCACCATCGCCTACTGGGAAGTTCCGGTGGCTATCTTCACCGGCCTTGTGGTATTCGGCGAACCGCTGACCATCAACACCATTCTCGGCGGTATTCTCATCATCGGCGGCGGCGCCATTCCCTCCATTAGGGGTATGGTTGCCGGGCGCAAGCACGAACAAGAAGTCGAAATTCGCGAAAATCTTACGGCACGGTTGGCCGAGGGCGCATCCGGCGATGTTCAGACGAAACCGGCAGCTGTTCCGGCAATGGCACTGACTGCGGCTACGGAAACCTCTACGAAGATCACCGAGAATTTGACGCATATTGCAACGCCCGTAAAGCTTGAGCCGGCACAGTCGGAAGAGCAGCTGAAGGCGGTATTCGCCCAGCATGGCTTGAAGGGCTTCCCTGCCGAGCTTGACATCATGGAGCGTACCGAGGACCACGTACAGATGGTGAAGCTTGACGAGATGCTTGAGTTTGCAAAAACTTCGGGCGTCAACGCCATTACCTACGACGTGACGTACTTCCCGCATGCGGACCATGCTGAAGTCGTCTATCAGCTCAATCAGCTGGCCCGTGATCTTGGGTTGAGCGCAGAGGTTATTCGCGATTTGTGCAAGGAAGAGATCGAGGAATATCTGGCGCTTGATGCCAAGCGTGATGCGAGTCTGCCCGTACACAGCATTGTGGAAGCCTACATTGGAGGTACTGCGTTTGCGTGGTACGGCATGAACGACTATCCGCGTCTCAAGCGTGTCATCCTTCGTAAATTGGCCGAAGGCGGGCAAGACGCGAAGCACTCATTCATCATGCAGGCGAGCAAGGCTCAGGTAGATTTGCTCGAAGACTACTGA
- a CDS encoding MFS transporter has product MEQNTKAASSAVDDLAISEEEKHRTLKRVTGSSFLGNFIEWFDYASYSYLATVIALVFFPGEDRTVAVMSTFAVFALSFLVRPIGAIFWGNMGDKKGRKWALSISILMMSGATFLIGCLPGYAILGIGAPILLLLLRMVQSFSAAGEYAGAATFIAEYAPKNHRGFYCSMVPASTATGLLVGSLFATFMFNTWGASSDFVVDWGWRIPFWLAGPLGYITHYIRTHLADSPVYEKMQERLRFQGAKVEHPIRTLFKNHFRVLVVSFGACVLNAVGFYAVLTYLPNYLETTLNYDPSAASIITTIVLVVYILFIFLSGRISDRFGRKRMLIIACVGFIVLTIPAFILLGTLNFWVILLVELVMCLVLTINDGTLSSYLTETFPTDVRYSGFALSFNLANAIFGGSASYISFWLISVTGSDIAPAFYMVFIAAVALVAMILSHEHTGKDLSEV; this is encoded by the coding sequence ATGGAACAAAACACTAAGGCTGCAAGCAGTGCGGTTGATGATCTGGCTATTTCTGAAGAAGAAAAGCATCGCACACTCAAGCGGGTAACCGGTTCTTCGTTCTTGGGGAACTTTATCGAATGGTTCGACTATGCGAGCTATTCGTATCTGGCAACCGTCATCGCGCTCGTGTTCTTCCCGGGTGAAGATCGTACGGTGGCTGTTATGAGCACGTTTGCCGTGTTCGCTCTTTCCTTCCTCGTGCGACCCATCGGCGCTATTTTCTGGGGAAATATGGGTGATAAGAAGGGTCGTAAATGGGCCTTGTCCATCTCCATTCTCATGATGAGCGGCGCGACTTTCCTTATCGGGTGTTTGCCGGGTTATGCGATTCTTGGCATAGGCGCTCCCATTTTGCTGCTGTTGCTGCGTATGGTGCAAAGCTTCTCGGCGGCAGGCGAATACGCCGGTGCCGCAACGTTTATTGCGGAATATGCGCCGAAGAACCACCGCGGTTTCTACTGCTCGATGGTTCCTGCTTCGACGGCGACGGGTCTTTTGGTGGGTTCGCTGTTTGCCACGTTCATGTTCAATACTTGGGGCGCTTCGTCAGACTTTGTGGTGGACTGGGGCTGGCGTATCCCGTTCTGGCTGGCGGGTCCTCTGGGCTACATCACGCACTATATTCGAACGCACCTTGCGGACTCGCCGGTTTATGAGAAGATGCAGGAGCGCCTGCGCTTCCAGGGCGCAAAGGTCGAGCATCCCATCCGCACGCTGTTCAAGAATCACTTCCGCGTACTGGTTGTATCGTTTGGCGCCTGCGTGCTGAACGCCGTTGGTTTCTACGCCGTGCTGACGTATTTGCCAAACTATCTTGAGACGACGCTCAACTACGATCCGAGTGCCGCTTCCATCATTACAACCATTGTGCTGGTGGTTTACATCCTGTTCATTTTCCTGTCAGGACGTATTTCCGACCGCTTTGGACGTAAGCGGATGCTGATTATTGCTTGCGTTGGGTTTATCGTGCTCACCATTCCGGCATTCATATTGCTCGGTACGCTGAACTTCTGGGTCATTCTGCTGGTTGAACTGGTGATGTGCCTGGTTCTGACCATCAACGACGGTACGCTTTCCAGCTATCTGACCGAGACGTTCCCCACCGACGTACGCTACTCCGGATTCGCGCTGAGCTTCAACTTGGCCAACGCCATCTTCGGCGGCTCGGCTTCCTATATTTCGTTCTGGCTTATCTCGGTGACTGGCAGCGATATCGCACCGGCGTTCTACATGGTGTTTATTGCTGCGGTGGCGCTGGTGGCTATGATTCTGTCTCATGAACATACGGGGAAGGATTTGTCCGAGGTATAA
- a CDS encoding TetR/AcrR family transcriptional regulator produces MAETTSTPKSLKAQITRTSLVLAAAALLREQGPKAVTYRKVAKWAGAASSSVGYYFDSVTQLLHEAGRYNIQLWAERAERAAVAAESLSSDECRARVVDLLIQACLPDESVALTAHYTQLIAAADSDVVTEAYQKGRVLLDAAVGRILAHSGIDMPPRMVGTIVDGAAVAAISEGYDVREFASNLLRDTIDIYVKASA; encoded by the coding sequence ATGGCAGAAACGACCTCAACGCCGAAGTCTCTCAAAGCTCAGATTACGCGCACTTCGCTTGTACTGGCTGCTGCCGCGCTGTTGCGTGAGCAAGGTCCTAAGGCGGTTACGTATCGCAAAGTAGCAAAATGGGCCGGTGCTGCTTCGTCGTCGGTGGGGTATTACTTCGACTCTGTAACCCAGCTTTTGCATGAAGCGGGCCGTTACAACATTCAGTTATGGGCCGAGCGTGCGGAAAGGGCTGCGGTCGCTGCAGAGAGTCTTTCGTCTGACGAGTGTCGCGCACGCGTAGTCGATCTGCTGATTCAAGCTTGTCTGCCTGACGAGTCCGTTGCGCTGACCGCGCACTACACGCAGCTTATCGCCGCTGCCGATTCGGACGTGGTGACCGAGGCCTATCAAAAGGGTCGCGTGCTGCTGGACGCTGCGGTGGGGCGCATTTTGGCCCATTCGGGCATCGATATGCCGCCGCGCATGGTGGGCACCATTGTCGACGGCGCGGCCGTGGCTGCCATTTCCGAAGGATATGACGTTCGGGAATTTGCATCGAACCTGCTTCGGGACACTATCGATATCTATGTAAAGGCTTCGGCCTAA
- a CDS encoding amino acid permease has translation MSESRQQAVAPVSDPGPVGKVSRPSFTRTLTFFGFFAITASMVMTVYEYPSFASSGFQLVFFLIIGGLLWFLPVALCAAEMATVKGWESGGIFAWVGNTLGRRWGFAALFFQWFQITVGFVTMAFFILAAFAYVVRWDALYNNPLVMFFGVAAIVWLLTLTQLGGTKYTARISKVGFVGGIIVPVIVLLVGLIIYFATGGVSQINISPATFVPDFGKVDTLVIFASFILAYMGVEASASHVNELKNPNRNYPLAMIVLAILTIALDALGGLAVATTLPASVLDGNLSFGVIEAFRAIFIQHISPSLSWVVFVVALLLALGVLAEISAWIVGPSRALLDTAHDGIIPPSFKKVNKHGVSVQTVVIQAVIVTIWDAVLCGSIALSGGSSSSVGYLTAIGLTVVIYLVGYVMFFLGYFYLIFKKKNLQRSFQLPGGTPFKAIVAGVGLIMTVATLIISFFPSSNLTAQANQVYQTTLGIAFVISVAIPFIIYSQRHRWTPKQTTPVGTTAGVGTGATQAGAHAGVSAAQVHPSTPTAADPKVGAAPVATSSTQDEDAHTVQGSGTINKRTRAKDNLHAGTQGAGETPSVGAQPQPSGASGITADTGLGGRVANTISAAVVSVTSRPAGPLSVDAKETSTTVDALRTPRCDAAAPKDAADVRDDLLDREAKGDLRSSVTEGVVGEGVPRADQDTPDPQRETGPDTSGPINH, from the coding sequence ATGAGCGAATCTCGTCAGCAGGCGGTCGCACCCGTGTCTGATCCCGGCCCCGTCGGGAAGGTCAGTCGCCCGTCATTTACGCGTACGTTGACGTTCTTCGGATTCTTCGCCATCACCGCATCTATGGTGATGACGGTGTACGAGTATCCGTCGTTCGCTTCGTCCGGATTTCAGCTGGTGTTCTTCTTGATCATCGGCGGTCTTTTGTGGTTCCTGCCTGTGGCGCTGTGCGCGGCGGAAATGGCCACGGTTAAAGGATGGGAATCGGGCGGCATTTTTGCCTGGGTTGGAAACACGTTAGGAAGGCGTTGGGGTTTTGCGGCGCTGTTCTTCCAGTGGTTTCAGATCACCGTGGGTTTTGTAACCATGGCGTTTTTCATTTTGGCCGCATTTGCCTACGTTGTGAGGTGGGATGCGCTGTATAACAACCCGCTGGTCATGTTCTTCGGCGTGGCGGCCATCGTATGGCTGCTCACACTCACGCAGTTGGGCGGTACAAAGTACACGGCCCGTATTTCGAAGGTGGGCTTTGTGGGCGGCATTATTGTGCCGGTCATCGTGCTGCTTGTGGGCCTGATTATTTATTTTGCCACCGGCGGCGTTTCGCAGATCAACATTTCTCCGGCCACGTTTGTGCCTGACTTCGGCAAAGTGGACACCCTCGTGATTTTTGCATCGTTCATTCTGGCGTACATGGGCGTTGAGGCGTCCGCGTCGCATGTGAACGAACTGAAAAATCCGAACCGTAACTATCCGCTGGCCATGATTGTGCTGGCCATTCTCACCATCGCGCTCGACGCGCTGGGCGGCCTTGCCGTAGCCACGACGCTTCCCGCAAGCGTGTTGGACGGCAACCTGTCGTTCGGTGTCATCGAGGCATTCCGTGCCATCTTCATACAGCACATCAGCCCCTCGCTGAGCTGGGTAGTGTTTGTGGTGGCGTTGCTTTTGGCGCTTGGCGTGCTTGCCGAGATTTCCGCATGGATTGTAGGACCGTCGCGTGCACTTTTGGATACGGCGCATGATGGCATTATTCCGCCGTCGTTCAAGAAAGTGAACAAGCATGGCGTGAGCGTGCAGACCGTTGTTATCCAGGCCGTCATTGTGACGATATGGGATGCGGTGCTGTGCGGATCGATTGCCCTGTCCGGTGGATCAAGCTCGTCGGTGGGTTATCTGACGGCCATTGGTTTGACCGTAGTAATCTATTTGGTGGGCTATGTGATGTTCTTCTTGGGATACTTCTATCTCATTTTCAAAAAGAAGAACCTGCAGCGTTCGTTCCAGCTGCCGGGCGGCACGCCGTTTAAGGCCATCGTGGCAGGCGTGGGTCTTATCATGACCGTGGCAACCCTCATCATTTCGTTCTTCCCGTCGTCGAATCTGACGGCTCAGGCGAACCAGGTGTATCAGACGACGCTGGGGATCGCATTTGTGATTTCGGTAGCCATTCCGTTCATCATCTATTCGCAGCGGCATCGTTGGACGCCGAAGCAGACCACGCCGGTTGGTACAACCGCAGGTGTTGGCACCGGCGCCACGCAGGCAGGTGCGCATGCAGGCGTGAGTGCGGCGCAGGTACATCCTTCCACGCCGACGGCGGCCGACCCCAAGGTGGGCGCGGCTCCGGTGGCGACGTCAAGCACGCAAGATGAGGACGCACACACGGTCCAAGGTTCGGGAACGATCAATAAGCGAACTCGCGCCAAGGATAACCTACATGCCGGTACTCAGGGTGCAGGCGAGACTCCTTCAGTGGGCGCTCAGCCTCAACCCAGCGGTGCAAGCGGCATAACTGCCGATACCGGTCTTGGCGGACGTGTGGCAAACACCATTTCTGCTGCGGTGGTCAGCGTGACCAGCCGTCCCGCCGGTCCTCTTTCGGTTGATGCCAAAGAGACTTCGACCACAGTCGATGCGCTGCGCACTCCCCGGTGCGACGCTGCTGCCCCCAAAGATGCGGCAGACGTGCGTGACGACTTGCTTGACCGCGAGGCAAAGGGCGATTTGCGATCCAGCGTAACCGAAGGCGTTGTGGGCGAAGGCGTGCCGCGCGCCGATCAGGATACGCCCGATCCTCAGCGCGAGACTGGTCCCGACACCAGCGGCCCGATCAATCATTAG
- a CDS encoding glutamate decarboxylase — protein MEQSATSKVLDSMDEGTKYLTPIFGSESSDAQMPRLTMNDQPVEPRIAYEMIKEYLSIEGNATQNLTTFCQTYMEPMATKIMAETLEKNAIDKDEYPMTADLENRCVAMIGDLWHANPDEEPMGTSTVGSSEACMLGGLAMLFRWKKLAKDAGIDIYTAQRPNLVISAGYQVCWEKFCRYWDIEMRLVPLEKDHLSLNMDTVMDYVDDHTIGITAILGITYTGKFDDVKKLDELVEAYNQEHTDLPIRIHVDGASGAMVAPFVNPDLEWDFRLKNVWSINTSGHKYGLVYPGIGWVVWRSKEALPEDLIFWVSYLGGEQATMAINFSRSASQIVGQYYVLMRNGFEGFKEIQERTLDVARYLALELDEMGIFEIYEDASNIPIVCWGLKEDAGVEWSLYDLSDRLRMSGWLVPAYPMPADMQDTTVQRVVARADFSMQLAIKLVEDMKKEIDTLNKAKFVTGNTQGVIQTGFNHGGRAAVNHGDKEQTKAPTPQK, from the coding sequence ATGGAGCAATCAGCAACCAGCAAAGTTCTTGACAGCATGGATGAAGGTACAAAGTACCTCACCCCGATTTTTGGTTCAGAATCATCCGACGCGCAGATGCCGCGTCTTACGATGAACGATCAGCCGGTCGAGCCGCGTATCGCCTACGAGATGATCAAGGAGTATCTGTCTATTGAAGGCAACGCCACGCAGAACCTGACCACGTTCTGCCAGACCTACATGGAGCCCATGGCCACAAAGATCATGGCCGAAACCCTTGAGAAGAACGCCATCGACAAGGACGAATACCCCATGACGGCCGATCTGGAGAATCGTTGCGTCGCCATGATCGGCGACTTGTGGCACGCAAATCCCGACGAAGAGCCTATGGGCACGTCCACGGTCGGTTCGTCCGAGGCCTGCATGCTGGGCGGTTTGGCCATGCTCTTCCGCTGGAAGAAGCTCGCGAAGGACGCCGGTATTGACATCTACACCGCGCAGCGCCCGAATCTGGTCATTTCTGCCGGTTACCAGGTATGCTGGGAAAAATTCTGCCGTTACTGGGACATCGAGATGCGCCTCGTGCCGCTTGAGAAGGACCACCTGTCGCTGAACATGGATACGGTCATGGACTATGTGGACGACCACACCATTGGCATCACGGCTATTCTCGGCATCACTTATACCGGTAAGTTTGACGACGTGAAGAAGCTCGACGAGTTGGTGGAGGCCTACAACCAAGAGCACACAGACCTGCCCATCCGCATTCATGTGGACGGTGCTTCGGGCGCCATGGTGGCCCCGTTCGTGAACCCTGACTTGGAGTGGGACTTCCGTCTGAAGAATGTCTGGTCCATCAACACGTCCGGCCACAAGTACGGCCTGGTGTACCCCGGCATCGGCTGGGTCGTGTGGCGCAGCAAGGAAGCGCTGCCCGAGGACCTGATCTTCTGGGTGAGCTATCTGGGCGGCGAGCAGGCTACGATGGCCATCAACTTCTCGCGCTCGGCTTCACAGATCGTAGGTCAGTACTACGTGCTTATGCGCAACGGCTTCGAAGGCTTCAAGGAAATTCAGGAGCGCACGCTCGACGTGGCCCGCTATCTGGCGCTCGAACTGGACGAGATGGGTATCTTTGAGATCTATGAGGATGCGTCCAATATCCCGATCGTATGCTGGGGCCTCAAAGAGGATGCCGGTGTGGAGTGGTCGCTCTACGACCTGTCCGATCGCTTGCGCATGAGTGGCTGGCTGGTTCCGGCGTATCCGATGCCCGCCGACATGCAGGACACCACCGTCCAGCGTGTCGTGGCCCGCGCCGACTTCTCCATGCAGCTGGCTATCAAGCTGGTTGAAGATATGAAGAAGGAGATCGACACCCTGAACAAGGCAAAGTTTGTCACCGGCAATACCCAGGGCGTCATCCAGACCGGCTTCAACCACGGCGGTCGTGCCGCTGTTAACCACGGCGACAAAGAGCAGACGAAGGCCCCCACGCCCCAGAAGTAA
- a CDS encoding type 1 glutamine amidotransferase domain-containing protein, whose amino-acid sequence MKKILVAVTNTPTYGQKNDATGLWLGEAAEFVNEVNRRGFEVDYVSPQGGYVPLDPRSMKRAYVDAASFTLYRSADFQQRALAHSLSPDDVDANDYVALYYTGGHGVMWDFPTSEGLAHLGLQIYDNGGYLASVCHGIAGLLFLKDGDASYLVEGKTITGFTSTEEYLSGHSADIPFWNEKVAKEHGAVFHKKRPFASFAIQDSRIITGQNPQSPRAVALLLLKNLSHD is encoded by the coding sequence ATGAAGAAGATACTTGTTGCGGTTACCAACACGCCGACCTATGGACAAAAGAACGATGCCACCGGGCTCTGGCTGGGAGAGGCCGCCGAGTTCGTGAACGAAGTGAACCGGCGTGGTTTTGAAGTGGACTATGTGAGCCCGCAAGGCGGCTACGTGCCACTTGATCCGCGCAGCATGAAGCGCGCATACGTGGATGCCGCGTCATTTACGCTCTATCGTTCGGCGGACTTTCAGCAGCGCGCCCTTGCGCACTCGCTAAGCCCTGACGATGTGGATGCAAACGACTATGTAGCGCTCTACTACACGGGTGGACACGGAGTGATGTGGGATTTCCCCACCAGCGAAGGCCTCGCGCACCTAGGCTTGCAGATCTACGACAATGGTGGCTATCTTGCTTCGGTGTGTCACGGCATTGCCGGCCTGCTGTTCCTCAAAGACGGCGACGCATCGTATTTGGTGGAAGGAAAAACCATTACCGGCTTTACGTCTACCGAGGAGTACCTGAGTGGCCACAGCGCCGACATCCCCTTCTGGAACGAGAAGGTCGCCAAAGAGCACGGAGCTGTGTTCCACAAGAAGCGCCCCTTTGCGTCTTTTGCCATCCAAGACAGCCGGATTATCACCGGTCAAAATCCTCAATCCCCACGAGCCGTAGCCCTTCTATTGCTCAAAAATTTGTCGCACGATTAG